The following coding sequences are from one Sphingobium sp. Cam5-1 window:
- the lepB gene encoding signal peptidase I — MSAKSETRDFLWFLAKLAVFVFVLRSFIVSPFNIPSESMQPRLLIGDYLLVAKWPYGYSRYSLPFNLPLIPGRILASTPQRGDVVVFKAPPTQKNDYIKRVIGLPGDMISVRGGTVYLNGQAIRKQRVADLVIPVSPNMVDAAAKEGSPSPCYRPKFEQDAPSGGRQCRYPQYRETLPGGKSYNVLDLVPDGAADDRDTVLVPEGHLFMMGDNRDRSADSRFPAVEGGGIGLVPEENLVGKAMISVFSTDGSANWLLPWTWFTAARWNRIGEGF; from the coding sequence ATGAGCGCAAAATCCGAAACGCGGGACTTCCTTTGGTTTCTCGCTAAGCTGGCGGTGTTCGTCTTTGTCCTGCGCAGCTTCATCGTCTCTCCGTTCAATATACCGTCTGAATCGATGCAGCCCCGCCTTCTGATCGGCGACTATCTGCTCGTTGCCAAATGGCCCTATGGCTATTCGCGCTACTCGCTGCCCTTCAACCTGCCGCTGATCCCCGGCCGCATCCTGGCATCCACGCCGCAGCGCGGTGATGTGGTGGTTTTCAAGGCGCCGCCGACCCAGAAGAATGACTATATCAAGCGGGTGATCGGCCTGCCCGGCGACATGATCTCGGTACGCGGCGGGACGGTTTATCTGAACGGTCAGGCCATTCGGAAACAGAGGGTCGCCGACCTCGTCATCCCCGTATCGCCTAACATGGTCGATGCTGCAGCCAAGGAAGGCAGCCCCTCCCCCTGTTACCGCCCGAAGTTCGAGCAAGATGCGCCAAGCGGCGGGCGTCAGTGCCGTTACCCGCAATATCGTGAGACATTGCCCGGCGGCAAAAGCTACAACGTCCTCGACCTCGTCCCGGACGGCGCGGCCGACGATCGCGACACGGTCCTCGTGCCCGAAGGCCATCTGTTCATGATGGGCGACAATCGTGATCGCAGCGCGGACAGCCGCTTCCCGGCGGTCGAAGGTGGCGGCATCGGGCTGGTGCCTGAGGAAAATCTGGTTGGAAAGGCGATGATTTCCGTGTTCTCCACCGATGGCAGCGCCAATTGGCTGCTCCCCTGGACATGGTTCACCGCAGCCCGCTGGAACCGCATCGGGGAAGGCTTTTGA
- the topA gene encoding type I DNA topoisomerase: MQLVIVESPAKAKTIEKYLGGDFHVLASYGHIRDLPPKDGSVDPDNGFAMSWENYGDKGKQLKAIADEAKKATRLILATDPDREGEAISWHVQEVLRAKKALPATVDRVTFNAITKAAVLDAMAKPRALDEDLIDAYRARRALDYLVGFTLSPVLWRKLPGAKSAGRVQSVALRLVVDREREIESFVAQEYWSVAAEMEQGGQGFTARLVRWKGEKIDRLTIGKEGDAMAAKADVEAGRFTVEKVETKPVSRNPPAPFTTSTLQQEAARKLGFSASHTMRIAQQLYEDGAITYMRTDGVQMDGSAISAARKAIAERYDGGYLPEKPRQYQTKAKNAQEAHEAIRPTEFGRDKVGSGDHARLYDLIFKRALASQMASARLERTVIDLVDGTGQHALRATGQVVIFPGFLALYEEGRDDAEDDDSKLLPRLVAGDAPAKKKVTAEQHFTQPPPRYSEASLVKKLEELGIGRPSTYASTLQVLKDRDYVRVEKNRFFAEESGRLVTAFLERFFERYVSYDFTAGLEDELDEISGGRAQWQAVLEAFWRDFKPKTAEVMEQKPSDITAELDKFLEPMLFPPKADGSNPRACPMCGDGQLALRGGRFGAFIACSNYPECKFTRKFGQPGGSDGGDDKGPEVLGQHPETGQDIVRKSGRFGPYIEMGEGKEAKRGSIPKDLPDGEMTLDWAVKLLSLPREVGLHPETGKPIVANIGRFGPYLLHDGKYGRLSSTAEIFEVGMNSAVAKLADAANKGGRGGASREPLKVLGKHPRTEAEIKLMAGRYGPYVTDGTTNATLPKTIEQDALTLEEAAQLIDARAAAAPAKKGKKKAPAKKAAAKKPAAKKAPAKKAAAE; the protein is encoded by the coding sequence ATGCAGCTTGTCATCGTTGAATCGCCAGCCAAGGCGAAGACCATCGAGAAATATCTGGGCGGCGATTTCCACGTCCTCGCCAGCTATGGCCATATCCGCGATCTGCCGCCGAAGGACGGGTCGGTGGACCCGGACAATGGCTTTGCGATGTCGTGGGAAAATTACGGGGACAAGGGCAAGCAGCTGAAAGCCATTGCCGATGAGGCGAAGAAGGCGACGCGCCTGATCCTGGCGACTGACCCTGATCGCGAAGGGGAGGCGATCAGCTGGCATGTGCAGGAAGTGCTGCGCGCGAAGAAGGCGCTGCCTGCGACCGTGGACCGGGTGACCTTCAACGCGATTACCAAGGCAGCCGTGCTGGACGCGATGGCGAAGCCACGCGCGCTGGATGAGGATCTGATCGACGCCTATCGGGCGCGGCGGGCGCTCGACTATCTTGTGGGCTTTACCCTCTCGCCGGTGCTGTGGCGCAAGCTGCCGGGGGCCAAGTCGGCGGGGCGGGTGCAGTCGGTTGCGCTGCGGCTGGTGGTCGATCGCGAGCGTGAGATTGAGAGCTTCGTCGCTCAGGAATATTGGTCGGTCGCGGCCGAGATGGAGCAGGGCGGGCAGGGCTTTACCGCGCGCCTGGTGCGTTGGAAGGGCGAGAAGATCGACCGGCTGACCATCGGCAAGGAAGGCGACGCCATGGCCGCGAAGGCGGACGTGGAGGCTGGGCGCTTCACCGTCGAGAAGGTCGAGACGAAGCCGGTTTCGCGCAATCCTCCCGCGCCGTTCACGACTTCGACATTGCAGCAGGAGGCCGCCCGCAAGCTGGGCTTCTCGGCCAGCCATACGATGCGGATCGCGCAGCAACTGTATGAGGATGGCGCGATCACCTATATGCGTACCGACGGCGTGCAGATGGACGGCAGCGCCATTTCCGCCGCGCGCAAGGCGATCGCGGAGCGCTATGACGGCGGATATTTGCCGGAGAAGCCGCGCCAATATCAGACCAAGGCGAAGAATGCGCAGGAAGCGCACGAAGCCATTCGTCCGACCGAGTTTGGGCGGGACAAGGTCGGATCGGGCGATCATGCGCGGCTGTATGACCTGATCTTCAAGCGCGCACTGGCGAGCCAGATGGCTTCGGCGCGGCTGGAGCGGACGGTGATCGATTTGGTCGATGGCACTGGGCAGCACGCATTGCGCGCGACAGGTCAGGTGGTGATCTTTCCGGGCTTCCTCGCGCTCTATGAAGAAGGGCGCGACGATGCCGAGGATGACGACAGCAAGCTGCTGCCGCGCCTCGTCGCCGGGGACGCGCCTGCCAAGAAGAAGGTGACGGCCGAGCAGCATTTCACTCAGCCGCCACCGCGCTATTCGGAAGCGTCGCTGGTCAAGAAGCTGGAGGAACTGGGCATCGGGCGGCCTTCGACCTATGCCTCGACGCTTCAGGTGCTGAAGGACCGCGACTATGTGCGGGTGGAGAAGAACCGCTTCTTCGCTGAGGAGAGTGGGCGGCTCGTGACGGCGTTTCTGGAGCGTTTCTTTGAGCGCTATGTGTCCTATGACTTCACGGCGGGCCTTGAGGACGAGCTGGACGAAATTTCTGGCGGTCGGGCGCAATGGCAGGCCGTTTTGGAAGCCTTCTGGCGCGACTTCAAGCCCAAGACCGCCGAGGTCATGGAGCAAAAGCCGTCTGACATCACGGCTGAACTGGACAAGTTCCTGGAACCGATGCTGTTCCCGCCGAAGGCCGACGGCAGCAACCCGCGTGCGTGCCCGATGTGTGGCGACGGACAGCTGGCATTGCGTGGCGGCCGGTTCGGCGCGTTCATCGCCTGCTCCAACTATCCGGAGTGCAAATTTACGCGCAAGTTCGGGCAACCGGGCGGCAGCGATGGCGGTGATGACAAGGGGCCGGAGGTGCTGGGGCAGCATCCCGAAACCGGGCAGGACATCGTGCGCAAGTCCGGGCGCTTTGGTCCCTATATCGAAATGGGCGAAGGGAAGGAGGCCAAGCGCGGCTCTATCCCGAAGGACTTGCCGGATGGCGAAATGACGCTGGATTGGGCGGTGAAGCTATTGAGCCTGCCGCGTGAGGTCGGGCTGCATCCGGAAACGGGCAAGCCGATCGTCGCGAATATCGGACGCTTTGGGCCTTATCTGCTGCATGACGGCAAATATGGTCGACTGTCCTCCACCGCCGAAATTTTCGAGGTGGGGATGAATAGCGCCGTCGCCAAGCTGGCCGATGCGGCAAACAAGGGCGGGCGCGGTGGCGCGTCGCGCGAGCCTTTGAAGGTGCTGGGCAAGCATCCGCGTACCGAGGCCGAGATCAAGCTGATGGCAGGGCGCTATGGCCCCTATGTCACCGACGGCACGACTAATGCGACCTTGCCCAAGACGATCGAGCAGGATGCCTTGACGCTGGAGGAAGCGGCGCAGTTGATCGACGCGCGGGCTGCCGCGGCGCCTGCGAAGAAGGGTAAGAAGAAGGCCCCGGCCAAGAAAGCTGCGGCGAAGAAACCTGCTGCCAAGAAGGCCCCGGCGAAGAAGGCGGCGGCGGAGTAG
- a CDS encoding GIY-YIG nuclease family protein, with protein sequence MPFYTYMLHCADRSFYVGHTDDLQTRVAQHEAGGIASYTQIRRPVKLVWSQEFSTRIEAIEAERQIKGWSRAKKLALIREDWDLISILAHSNKDK encoded by the coding sequence ATGCCTTTCTACACCTACATGCTCCACTGCGCCGACCGCAGTTTTTATGTCGGCCACACGGATGATCTACAAACCCGCGTAGCTCAACACGAGGCGGGAGGGATCGCAAGCTACACTCAGATTCGGCGGCCCGTTAAACTGGTCTGGTCACAAGAGTTCAGCACGCGTATCGAGGCGATTGAAGCAGAGCGCCAGATCAAGGGCTGGAGCCGTGCAAAGAAGCTCGCGCTCATCCGCGAGGACTGGGATCTCATTTCGATCCTCGCGCACTCGAACAAAGATAAGTAA
- the dprA gene encoding DNA-processing protein DprA — MSEQERFDRLRLIRSPRIGPVTFRQLMARFGKAGEALRAVPELAARGGGKAAVADAGAVEQEIARSRALGARYLLMGDQDYPFLLEQMDGSPPALIVRGDVGLTGRQCVAMVGARNASAAACRFARTLAQELGQQGAVVVSGLARGIDTAAHQGSVGTGTIAVIACGIDIVFPPENGDLQEQVAGEGLLVTEHPPGMQPLARHFPARNRIIAGLAAGTVVVEAAPKSGSLITARLAVEAGREVMAVPGSPADPRAQGCNHLIREGATLVQNGADVIEAIGGIDQRMVRQGRLDFSGAPVSSDVAGQEREIVLGLLGHAPVPVDEVIRLSSLSPAIVQTVLLELELAGRLERRAGGKVSLS; from the coding sequence GTGAGCGAACAGGAGCGGTTCGATCGCCTCCGCCTGATCCGTTCGCCCCGCATCGGGCCGGTTACTTTTCGGCAGTTGATGGCGCGCTTCGGAAAGGCGGGAGAAGCTTTGCGGGCAGTGCCGGAGCTTGCCGCGCGGGGCGGCGGGAAGGCGGCTGTGGCGGACGCAGGCGCTGTCGAGCAGGAGATTGCCCGCAGCCGGGCGCTCGGCGCGCGCTACTTGCTGATGGGGGATCAGGATTATCCCTTTCTGCTGGAACAGATGGATGGTTCGCCGCCTGCATTGATCGTGCGCGGCGATGTTGGGCTAACCGGGCGGCAGTGTGTGGCGATGGTGGGTGCGCGAAATGCTTCTGCCGCAGCTTGCCGTTTCGCGCGGACTCTCGCGCAGGAATTGGGACAGCAGGGCGCGGTGGTGGTGTCGGGCCTTGCGAGGGGTATCGATACGGCCGCGCATCAAGGGTCGGTGGGAACCGGGACGATCGCGGTTATCGCCTGCGGCATCGATATCGTGTTTCCGCCAGAAAATGGCGACTTGCAGGAGCAGGTGGCGGGTGAGGGGCTGCTGGTTACGGAGCATCCTCCCGGCATGCAGCCGCTCGCGCGTCACTTTCCGGCGCGTAATCGCATCATCGCTGGACTGGCCGCGGGGACGGTGGTGGTGGAAGCGGCGCCCAAATCGGGATCGCTCATCACGGCGCGCCTGGCTGTCGAGGCCGGGCGGGAGGTCATGGCGGTGCCGGGATCACCAGCCGATCCACGGGCGCAAGGTTGCAATCACCTGATCCGCGAAGGCGCGACGCTGGTACAGAATGGCGCGGATGTGATCGAAGCCATTGGCGGCATCGACCAGCGCATGGTGCGGCAGGGGCGGCTCGACTTTAGCGGCGCGCCGGTTTCGTCCGATGTGGCGGGGCAGGAGCGGGAGATCGTTCTGGGTCTGCTGGGTCATGCCCCAGTGCCTGTCGATGAGGTCATTCGTCTATCTAGCCTTTCCCCAGCCATCGTTCAGACCGTGCTGCTGGAATTGGAACTGGCAGGTCGGCTGGAACGTCGTGCGGGCGGCAAGGTGAGCCTGTCGTGA
- the murI gene encoding glutamate racemase, whose protein sequence is MKVAPSAPLLFFDSGVGGLSILAPARAALPNAPIVYAADSAGFPYGTKSEAEIAARVPALLGRLVERFRPRLAVIACNTASTIALSAVRAALDIPVVGTVPAIKPAALLSKSRVFGVLGTDATVRQPYVDRLTAEFGADCTVLRHGSAALVQLAEAKLRGEPLNPAVARDALAGLLDQPGGDLMDIVVLACTHFPLVEAELAAAAPRPLTFVHGGEGIARRIAYLTQGQDWPASPPSGRAVFTRLDNSVAALAPALADFGLTQMEAL, encoded by the coding sequence ATGAAGGTCGCCCCGTCAGCCCCCCTGCTCTTCTTCGATTCCGGCGTCGGCGGGCTCTCCATCCTCGCGCCAGCACGCGCAGCGTTGCCCAACGCCCCTATCGTCTACGCCGCCGACAGCGCAGGCTTCCCCTATGGGACGAAGAGCGAGGCGGAAATCGCCGCCCGCGTGCCCGCGCTGCTTGGCCGCCTGGTCGAGCGCTTCCGCCCGCGCCTTGCCGTGATCGCCTGCAACACCGCCTCGACCATCGCGCTCTCCGCTGTCCGCGCCGCGCTGGACATCCCCGTCGTCGGCACCGTCCCCGCGATCAAACCAGCCGCGCTTCTTTCAAAAAGCCGCGTATTCGGCGTACTCGGCACCGATGCCACCGTGCGCCAGCCCTATGTTGATCGCCTAACGGCCGAGTTCGGAGCAGACTGCACCGTCCTGCGTCACGGCTCCGCCGCCCTTGTCCAGCTGGCCGAAGCCAAGCTGCGCGGCGAGCCTTTGAACCCCGCCGTCGCCCGCGACGCTCTTGCTGGTCTTCTCGATCAGCCCGGCGGCGACCTTATGGACATTGTCGTCCTCGCCTGCACGCACTTCCCGCTGGTGGAGGCGGAACTCGCGGCCGCCGCACCCAGGCCCCTCACCTTTGTCCACGGCGGGGAGGGGATCGCGCGCCGCATCGCCTACCTGACACAAGGACAGGATTGGCCAGCCTCGCCCCCGTCCGGAAGAGCCGTGTTCACCCGCCTCGACAATAGCGTCGCGGCGCTCGCCCCGGCGCTCGCCGACTTCGGCCTTACCCAGATGGAAGCGCTTTGA
- the pgi gene encoding glucose-6-phosphate isomerase, which yields MSSPALEAIAAIPQPELKSIFTADPNRLSKFTLTQGPIRFDWSKTHLTSDLLDGFLKLAQEKDFAKWRDAFFAGEPINNSEGRAAEHPAERGEGNAESVSRAKMLHARMRALIDAIEGEALGPIRHILHIGIGGSALGPDLIIDALGGDGARYDVAIVSNVDGTALERAISRFDPEATLIAIASKTFTTTETMLNAASAINWLVEAGVDDPYGKVIALTANPDKAIEWGVDETRILPFSETVGGRYSLWSSIGFPAALALGWDAFQSLLEGAAAMDRHFRLSDPAQNAPLIAAFVDQYYARFMGCQTRALFAYDERLRLLPSYLQQLEMESNGKSVTRDGQPVDGPTAPITWGGVGTDAQHAVFQLLHQGTILAPVEFVASIDPGHALDPAHHRALLVNCFAQGAALMRGKDNDADPARAYPGNRPSTTILLEDVTPDALGALIAFYEHRTFANAVLMGINPFDQFGVELGKEIAKSIEAEGAKGFDPSTMALIDLALGGA from the coding sequence ATGTCCAGCCCTGCACTGGAGGCCATTGCTGCCATCCCGCAGCCCGAATTGAAGTCCATCTTTACGGCGGACCCGAACCGGCTGAGCAAGTTCACGCTGACCCAAGGGCCTATCCGTTTCGACTGGTCCAAGACGCATCTGACCAGCGATCTGCTGGACGGCTTTCTGAAGCTGGCGCAGGAAAAGGACTTCGCCAAATGGCGTGACGCCTTTTTCGCGGGCGAGCCGATCAATAATAGCGAAGGCCGCGCGGCCGAACATCCCGCAGAACGGGGCGAGGGCAATGCGGAAAGCGTTTCGCGGGCAAAGATGCTGCACGCCCGCATGCGCGCGCTAATCGACGCGATCGAGGGGGAGGCGCTAGGCCCGATCCGCCATATCCTGCATATCGGCATCGGCGGGTCGGCGTTGGGACCTGACCTGATCATCGACGCGCTGGGCGGCGACGGTGCGCGCTATGACGTGGCGATCGTGTCCAATGTTGATGGGACCGCACTGGAGCGGGCGATCTCGCGCTTCGATCCGGAGGCAACACTGATCGCCATTGCGTCCAAAACCTTCACCACCACCGAAACCATGTTGAACGCCGCGAGCGCGATCAACTGGCTTGTCGAGGCGGGGGTGGATGATCCCTATGGCAAGGTGATTGCGCTGACCGCCAATCCTGACAAGGCGATCGAATGGGGCGTGGACGAAACGCGTATTCTGCCATTTTCCGAGACGGTAGGCGGGCGCTATTCGCTCTGGTCATCCATCGGCTTCCCTGCTGCGCTGGCGCTTGGCTGGGATGCGTTTCAAAGCCTGCTCGAAGGCGCGGCTGCCATGGATCGGCATTTCCGGCTGTCCGATCCGGCGCAGAACGCTCCCCTGATCGCGGCTTTTGTCGACCAATATTATGCCCGCTTCATGGGATGCCAGACGCGCGCGCTGTTCGCCTATGACGAGCGGTTGCGGCTGCTGCCATCCTATCTCCAGCAACTGGAGATGGAGAGCAATGGCAAGAGCGTGACACGCGATGGCCAGCCTGTCGATGGGCCGACAGCACCGATTACATGGGGTGGCGTCGGCACGGACGCGCAGCATGCCGTGTTCCAGCTGCTGCATCAGGGGACTATCCTGGCGCCCGTCGAGTTCGTCGCTTCGATCGATCCTGGCCATGCTCTTGATCCGGCGCATCACCGGGCGCTGCTGGTCAACTGTTTCGCCCAGGGTGCGGCGTTGATGCGGGGCAAGGACAATGATGCCGATCCGGCGCGCGCCTATCCCGGCAATCGGCCCTCCACCACGATCCTGCTGGAGGATGTGACGCCCGATGCGCTGGGCGCGCTGATTGCTTTTTACGAGCATCGTACCTTTGCCAACGCCGTGCTGATGGGGATCAATCCCTTCGATCAATTCGGCGTGGAACTGGGCAAGGAAATCGCCAAGTCGATCGAGGCGGAAGGGGCGAAGGGCTTCGACCCCTCGACCATGGCACTGATCGATCTGGCCTTGGGCGGTGCGTAG
- the rnc gene encoding ribonuclease III, which produces MVHRSPLEPHRGRLLTKADTSGWLAGLIGRAPKDEAPFRQALTHGSANAVNYERLEFLGDRVLGLIVSEWVYERFAGEPEGKLSRRFNALVSGETCAEVARAAGVPTHLILGKQARDDGAADSDNVLGDVMEALIGALYLEAGIDDARRLVRRLWADRVDTQESAPKHPKSTLQEWAAANRRKPPEYAMTDRSGPHHALRFTVTVSIKGAGEASATGGSKQEAETAAAKALLDKLTN; this is translated from the coding sequence ATGGTTCACCGCAGCCCGCTGGAACCGCATCGGGGAAGGCTTTTGACCAAGGCCGACACGTCTGGCTGGCTCGCCGGGCTGATCGGACGAGCGCCGAAGGACGAGGCGCCTTTTCGTCAGGCGCTTACCCATGGCAGCGCGAATGCCGTAAATTATGAGCGGCTGGAATTTCTCGGTGACCGGGTGCTTGGCCTGATCGTCTCCGAATGGGTTTATGAGCGTTTTGCCGGAGAACCTGAAGGCAAACTGTCGCGCCGCTTCAACGCGCTGGTGTCGGGTGAGACATGCGCCGAAGTAGCGCGCGCGGCTGGCGTCCCGACGCATCTCATCCTCGGCAAACAGGCCCGCGACGACGGCGCGGCCGACAGCGACAATGTGCTGGGCGACGTCATGGAGGCGCTGATTGGCGCGCTTTATCTGGAAGCAGGCATTGACGATGCCCGCAGGCTAGTGCGTCGTCTCTGGGCCGACCGGGTGGACACGCAGGAAAGCGCGCCCAAACATCCCAAGTCCACCCTTCAGGAATGGGCCGCCGCCAACCGCCGCAAACCCCCGGAATATGCGATGACTGACCGTTCCGGCCCACACCATGCGCTGCGCTTCACGGTGACGGTGAGCATCAAGGGCGCAGGAGAAGCGAGCGCAACGGGGGGAAGCAAGCAAGAGGCGGAGACGGCTGCGGCGAAGGCGTTGTTGGATAAGCTGACGAATTGA
- the plsY gene encoding glycerol-3-phosphate 1-O-acyltransferase PlsY → MNPPWLLPTFVLLISYLLGSIPFGLLLTRVTGAGDLRQIGSGNIGATNVLRTGRKGLAAATLLLDLLKGAAAVLIGAALIDNGGPMAGAMAFIGHCYPVWLRFAGGKGVATMMGVVTALHWPAGIVFALVWLGALFGTKWSSVGGMAAGISAPVALWFMGRFDLVPVALAMMLILLWRHRANIARLAKGTEPKIGAAKE, encoded by the coding sequence ATGAATCCTCCCTGGCTACTTCCCACATTCGTCCTGCTGATATCCTATCTGCTGGGGTCCATACCCTTTGGTCTGCTATTGACGCGCGTCACAGGCGCCGGGGATTTGCGGCAGATCGGGTCGGGCAATATCGGCGCCACCAACGTGCTGCGGACGGGTCGCAAAGGGCTGGCGGCGGCGACCTTGCTGCTTGACCTGCTGAAGGGCGCGGCGGCTGTGCTGATCGGCGCGGCGTTGATCGACAATGGCGGGCCGATGGCGGGCGCGATGGCCTTTATCGGGCATTGCTATCCTGTGTGGCTGCGCTTTGCGGGGGGCAAGGGCGTAGCGACGATGATGGGCGTGGTGACCGCGCTGCACTGGCCTGCGGGAATTGTGTTTGCGCTTGTATGGCTGGGGGCGCTGTTCGGGACGAAATGGTCTTCAGTTGGCGGCATGGCGGCAGGGATCAGCGCTCCGGTCGCGTTGTGGTTCATGGGGCGGTTTGATCTGGTTCCTGTAGCACTGGCAATGATGTTGATCCTGCTGTGGCGGCACCGGGCCAATATCGCGCGGCTCGCGAAGGGGACCGAACCCAAGATCGGAGCTGCCAAAGAGTGA
- the gor gene encoding glutathione-disulfide reductase: MTDYDFDLFVIGAGSGGVRASRVAAAHGAKVAVAEEYRVGGTCVIRGCVPKKLLIYGAHFAEDLKDARRFGWHVPDCDFEWKVLRDNVLADVDRLEGLYRNTLESHKVELIAERATITGPHSVKLSSGREISARYILVATGAWPAIPEMEGAEHGITSNEAFHLEDAPKRMVIVGGGYIANEFAGIFHQLGSHVTIVNRSSTLLRGYDEQIRDRLLQISTMKGIQFRFNAEMDRIEKNEDGTLCMHFSNGDPIPCDTVMFATGRQPHVEGLGLENAGVELDDKGAIKVDEYSRTSCESIYAVGDVTNRLQLTPVAIREGHAFADTVFGDNPRTVDYDCVPSAVFSHPPLAGVGLTEAQAKNKLGTVKVYTSDFRPMKNVLAGRDERALYKMVVDATTNRVVGLHMIGPDAPEILQAAAVAVKAGLTKQQFDDTVALHPSMAEELVLLK; this comes from the coding sequence ATGACCGATTACGATTTCGACCTTTTCGTCATTGGTGCGGGATCGGGAGGGGTTCGTGCGTCGCGGGTGGCAGCGGCTCATGGCGCGAAGGTTGCGGTCGCCGAGGAATATCGGGTCGGCGGCACTTGCGTCATTCGCGGCTGCGTGCCCAAGAAGCTCCTGATCTACGGCGCCCATTTCGCCGAGGATTTGAAAGATGCGCGGCGCTTTGGCTGGCATGTCCCCGACTGCGACTTCGAATGGAAAGTCCTGCGCGACAATGTGCTGGCTGATGTCGATCGGTTGGAGGGGCTCTATAGGAACACGCTGGAGAGCCATAAGGTCGAGTTGATCGCGGAACGTGCCACGATCACCGGGCCGCATTCGGTGAAGCTTTCAAGCGGCCGTGAAATCAGCGCCAGATACATCCTTGTCGCGACGGGGGCCTGGCCCGCGATCCCGGAAATGGAAGGAGCGGAGCATGGCATCACGTCCAACGAAGCCTTTCATCTTGAGGATGCGCCCAAGCGGATGGTGATTGTCGGCGGCGGCTATATCGCCAATGAATTTGCGGGCATATTTCATCAGCTTGGCAGCCATGTGACCATCGTCAACCGTTCATCGACGCTGCTGCGCGGCTATGACGAGCAGATCCGCGATCGGCTGCTCCAGATCTCCACGATGAAAGGCATCCAGTTCCGCTTCAATGCGGAGATGGATCGGATCGAGAAGAATGAGGATGGCACGCTGTGCATGCATTTCAGCAATGGCGATCCCATCCCCTGCGACACGGTGATGTTTGCGACGGGACGCCAGCCGCATGTAGAAGGGCTTGGCCTCGAAAATGCAGGCGTGGAGCTGGACGACAAGGGGGCGATCAAGGTCGATGAATATAGCCGCACGAGTTGCGAGAGCATCTATGCGGTTGGCGACGTTACGAACCGGCTGCAATTAACGCCGGTCGCCATTCGGGAAGGCCATGCCTTCGCCGACACGGTGTTTGGCGACAATCCCAGGACGGTGGATTATGACTGCGTCCCGTCCGCCGTATTCAGTCATCCGCCCCTGGCTGGCGTAGGATTGACCGAGGCGCAGGCGAAGAACAAGCTTGGGACGGTCAAGGTCTATACGTCAGACTTTCGCCCCATGAAGAACGTTCTTGCCGGCCGGGACGAACGCGCGCTGTACAAGATGGTGGTGGATGCGACCACAAACCGCGTGGTTGGATTGCACATGATTGGGCCAGACGCGCCGGAGATTCTACAGGCTGCGGCGGTCGCGGTGAAAGCGGGGCTGACCAAGCAGCAGTTTGACGACACTGTGGCGCTCCACCCAAGCATGGCCGAGGAACTGGTGCTGCTGAAATAG
- the era gene encoding GTPase Era: MEVSEPHQRCGVIAIVGAPNAGKSTLVNALVGQKVAITSPKAQTTRTRVMGVAIEGDTQIVLVDTPGIFAPKRRLDRAMVQAAWGGAQGADLIALIVDGKAGLGPKMEPIIEALTHRPERKWLILNKVDIAIKEKLLVHTQKLYERIGFEETFFISAATGDGLPELKTAFANAMPEGPWHFPEDQVSDATDRMLAAEITREQLYHQLHAELPYAAAVDTEQYKEREDGSVEIHQQILVGRSSQRAIVLGKGGQRLKEIGSKARAELAQLLGVKVHLYLHVKVKEDWEDDRFIYRDIGLDWVE, from the coding sequence TTGGAAGTTTCAGAACCTCACCAACGCTGCGGCGTCATCGCCATAGTCGGCGCCCCCAACGCTGGTAAATCCACACTGGTCAACGCCTTGGTCGGCCAAAAGGTCGCGATCACCAGTCCCAAGGCGCAGACCACCCGCACCCGCGTCATGGGCGTCGCTATCGAAGGCGACACGCAGATCGTCCTGGTCGACACACCCGGCATCTTCGCACCAAAGCGCCGCCTTGATCGCGCGATGGTTCAGGCCGCATGGGGCGGCGCGCAAGGCGCTGACCTGATCGCATTGATAGTCGATGGGAAGGCGGGCCTCGGCCCCAAGATGGAGCCGATCATCGAAGCGCTCACACATCGGCCCGAACGCAAATGGCTAATCCTCAACAAGGTCGATATCGCCATCAAGGAGAAGCTGCTGGTTCACACCCAGAAGCTTTACGAACGAATTGGCTTCGAAGAGACATTCTTCATCAGCGCCGCGACCGGCGATGGCCTGCCCGAGCTCAAGACCGCCTTCGCCAATGCCATGCCCGAAGGCCCCTGGCACTTCCCCGAAGATCAGGTCTCCGACGCAACCGACCGTATGCTCGCCGCCGAAATCACGCGCGAGCAGCTCTATCACCAGCTTCACGCCGAACTGCCTTACGCGGCCGCAGTCGATACGGAGCAGTATAAAGAACGCGAGGATGGCTCAGTCGAAATCCATCAGCAGATCCTTGTCGGCCGCTCCAGCCAGCGTGCCATCGTGCTCGGCAAGGGCGGCCAGCGCCTCAAGGAAATCGGCTCAAAGGCTCGGGCCGAACTGGCGCAGCTGCTGGGTGTCAAGGTCCACCTCTACCTCCACGTCAAGGTGAAGGAAGATTGGGAAGACGACCGCTTCATCTACCGCGACATCGGACTGGATTGGGTGGAGTAG